The genomic window CGCGTAAAATTTTAATAAAATATCCCTTTATCGAATTACCACGGCCGTTACCACCTTGTGGCCCACTTCTTCGTTCAGGGCGTGCATTATTTTATCCTTCAACATAAGCAACTCATTGCGCATTACACTGGAATTAATGCTCAGGTACAAGGTACCCCGATACATATAAATATTGGTGGTTGCCCTTGCCACAGTTTTACCAATTACCTTTTCCCAGGAGCGCACCACCCGGTTTTCGAGCATCTTATGATCCAAACTCTCTTTTTTGAGAATATCATGGATAATTGATTTAATATGTACAGCATTCTTTCTTTCCATAAAATATTTTTGACAAAATAGTTAAGCATAAACAGTTTTGCAGGTCGTTTATAAAACAGGCACCCATTATATCAAATCAAATGCTCCGTTGTCCACCATAAATATACGGCTTTCCTTTTTTATTTTTTTCAGAATCGGCTGTATCCTGTTTATTTGCGTATCCGTAATAAATATTTGGCGAAAGCAGTCGCCTCCTACAAGTTCTATGAGCTTGTCGCCCCGCTGGGTGTCAAGTTTATCAAAAATATCGTCTAACAGCAGGATGGGAGTCTTTTTTTTATATTTGGATAAAAACTTGAACTGTCCTAATTTTAAGGCGATTAAAAAGGTTTTTTTCTGTCCTTGCGATCCCATTTTTTTGATGGGGTAAGCACCAATTTTAAAATCCACATCATCTTTGTGTACCCCTTTGGTGCTGTAGCCCAACAGCATATCGCGCTCACGTGCATTTTTTAGATGGCTTTTAAAATCTTTATCTTTCAAATGCGACTTATAAACAAATTCGACCTCTTCTTTTTGCCCGGAGATAAAATTATAGGTTTCCAAAAAAACAGGTTTAAGCTCTTCCAGAAAGCGAGTACGCGCCTGCACAATCTTTTTACCCAACTCAATCATTTGGTAATCCCATATATCCAGCATATCATGCGCTGATGGATTCAACACTTTCAATTTTTTAAGATACAGGTTACGTTGCGATATAATTTTATTGTAATTGATGAGTTGTTCGAGATAGGTTTTATCGTATTGCGAAATAACCCCATCTACATATCGGCGCCGTTGTTCGCTCCCTTCAACAATCAAGCGCTCGTCCTGTGGCGATATCACTACCAGGGGCAGCAAACCGATGTGGTCCGAGAGCTTATCGTATTCTTTTTTATTACGTTTAAATTGTTTTTTAACACCGTTTTTTACTCCACAATAGATATGCTCTTCTTCATTGTTGACATGATAAGTACCCTGCACCACAAAGAAATCCTGATTATGCCTAATATTCTGGCTATCTACAGGATTAAAAAAACTTTTACAAAACGACATGTAATATATGGCATCCAGCAAATTTGTTTTACCGGCACCGTTGGAACCTATCAAACAGTTAATGCCTTTGCATAAGTCCAATTGTGCAAGTTCGATATTTTTGAAATTGATGAGATGCAGATGTTTTAAAAACATAGACGTGCTATTTTAGGATGACAAAGGTAACCAATCTTATAAAGATACCTTATAGCCCTGCCTTAAAACAAGAGATAAAATTTCAACCTGTTTTGTCATTACCTATTATTACATTTTATCCTTACTT from Saccharicrinis carchari includes these protein-coding regions:
- a CDS encoding DUF721 domain-containing protein; amino-acid sequence: MERKNAVHIKSIIHDILKKESLDHKMLENRVVRSWEKVIGKTVARATTNIYMYRGTLYLSINSSVMRNELLMLKDKIMHALNEEVGHKVVTAVVIR
- the recF gene encoding DNA replication/repair protein RecF (All proteins in this family for which functions are known are DNA-binding proteins that assist the filamentation of RecA onto DNA for the initiation of recombination or recombinational repair.), giving the protein MFLKHLHLINFKNIELAQLDLCKGINCLIGSNGAGKTNLLDAIYYMSFCKSFFNPVDSQNIRHNQDFFVVQGTYHVNNEEEHIYCGVKNGVKKQFKRNKKEYDKLSDHIGLLPLVVISPQDERLIVEGSEQRRRYVDGVISQYDKTYLEQLINYNKIISQRNLYLKKLKVLNPSAHDMLDIWDYQMIELGKKIVQARTRFLEELKPVFLETYNFISGQKEEVEFVYKSHLKDKDFKSHLKNARERDMLLGYSTKGVHKDDVDFKIGAYPIKKMGSQGQKKTFLIALKLGQFKFLSKYKKKTPILLLDDIFDKLDTQRGDKLIELVGGDCFRQIFITDTQINRIQPILKKIKKESRIFMVDNGAFDLI